The genomic region GATTTACATTATTCTCATTGTATTGTAGCTTAGATCCAGGAAAAAAATGAAACGAATTCACACACTATTATGTTTACTTCTATTACTGTCCTATTCAATTTTTGCTGAAGATCAAAACCTGGAGGAAGAATCTGCCAAAGGGAATGATGCAGAGATATCAGAAGCACTATTAGCTTTTGAAGAACTAAAAAATATTATCCAGGATAATTATGCTGGATATACAGAGAAAGTGGATCAACAAAAAAAGCAATTTGCCTTACTTAATCAAAGTATTCACCAATCTATCACACAGGGAAAATCACAGGATTATCCCTTGGAATATGATAGATGGCTATCCTTTTTTGAAGATCCACATCTTATATTGATGAAAGAGGGAAAACCTCTATTTGTAAAGAAAGACTACTCACATTACGTGCATCATGAAATGGGGGTAATAATCTTAAATCCTACTACAGCGATAATATCGATACCCTCTTTTGAGATGCAATATGAAACAGATATTAATAATATGTTACAAGATCAATACAGCAAGCTTATCGACATAGAAAATCTTATCATTGATATCCGTGGTAATGGAGGAGGAAGCTTCTTTTCAATGTTTCCCCTTCTCGATTTAATAGGAGCACCAGAATATGAATCCAGTTGGAAAGTATGGGCTTCAAGAGACAATTTACGTTTATACAAATCAGCTCTAAATCATTATGAAGATACAGAGAGTAGGGAATATATTTTGATCTCATCTATAGTTAGTAAAATGGAAAACAATAGAAACCAATTTGTTAGCTATACCTACCCTAAAATTAATAAAGAACCACAACTTACTCACATAAAAAAAATATATATCCTAGCTGATCGATATGTGGCAAGTACTGCCGAGGAGTTTATACTTGGGGCTAAACATAATCCCAAAGTTATCTTGGTGGGAGAAAAAACGGAAGGAGCATTGGATTATGGTGATGCTATTCCTTATCAGCTACAGTCAGAGGGCTTAATGATTCTCGTTCCTACACAAAAGAGAATATGGAAAAATCATCCTCCTATTGATAATAGGGGAATTGAACCAGATTTTAAAATTAATCCTGAAACTGAAAATATTTATGAACAAATACTAGAGTATTGAATTCCTAATGTCAGTATAATCCATTCCATTGAGTCTATAAAATGAAGAAAATAAAAATATCCGGTGCAAGACAGAACAACCTTAAAAATCTAAGCTTAGAATTACCCAAAAACAAAATAACTGTATTTACAGGAGTTTCCGGTTCAGGGAAATCATCCCTTGTATTTGAAACCATTGGGGCAGAAGCCCTACGCCAGATTAATGAAACACAAAATAGTTTTGTCCGAAATCGAATGCAACACCTTGGAATAGCTGATGTTGAAAAAATAGAAAATCTGAATGTTCCTGTTATTATTAATCAAAAGCGTTTAGGAGGAAATGCCCGCTCTACCGTTGGAACAGTAACGGACATATTCACACAACTTCGTTTATTATTTTCCAGAATGGGAGAACCATTTGTTGGATATTCCAACGTTTTTTCATTTAATAATCCTCAAGGAATGTGCCCGAAATGCCAAGGCTTAGGAATTATTCAGACAATTGATATCAATAAGCTATTTGATAAAAACAGATCACTAAACGAAGGGGCCATTGATTTTCCAACATTCCAGCCAAAGGGTTGGCGATGGACACGTTATGTTGATTCTGGATATTTCGATAATAATAAAAAATTAAAAGACTATACCCCGGAAGAATGGGATTTATTGTTATATGCATCAGAGCATAAACCTATTCAACCAAACGCAAAATGGCATAAAACGGCTCTCTATGAAGGTGTGATCCCACGTATTGAACGCACTTTTTTAAATAAAGAATCCAAAGAATTTGATCAGAAAAAACAGGCTATTCAAAAAATAGTAAGAACAGAAACTTGCCCAGATTGTAAAGGATTAAGACTCAATAATAGAATTTTATCCTGTAAGATAGAAGGAAGAAATATTGGGGACTGTTCCCAAATGTCAATACACGAATTGTTAGCTTTTATCCAGAAAATTGAAAATACAGCCTATTCCAGTATATTGCAGGAGTTAATAAAAAAACTTAACAATATGATCAGTATAGGCTTGGGATATCTAACTATCAGCCGTTTAACCAACACTCTCTCCGGTGGAGAATCACAACGGATAAAGATGGTAAAGCATCTGGGAAACAGTTTAGTAGATGTTTTGTATATTTTTGATGAACCCAGCATAGGCTTACATCCAAAAGACATTGATAATTTGGTTTCAATCATTACCCAACTTTGTAATAAAGGGAATACGATTTTAATCGTTGATCACGATCCAGATATCATAAAAATGGCAGATCATATTGTAGATTTAGGCCCCCTAGGAGGAAAAAAGGGAGGACAAATCATTTATGAAGGCAATTTTACCCAGTTAAAAGACTCGAAAGGAAAAACAGGACAGTATTTTTTACAAGAAAAAACATATAACAGAAACCCGAAACGGGGAATAGACTTTCTAGAGATCAAAAATAGTCATCTGTATAATCTAAAAAATATTACCGTCAAGATTCCTAAACAAGTATTAACAGTAGTGACAGGGGTTGCAGGCTCAGGTAAAAGTTCATTAATAACCAGAGAATTACCACGGTTTTACCCCGATGTCACGATCATCGATCAGTCACTATTTGCAGCAAGCCCCCGTTCCAACTTATTGACATATTTAAATATTTTCGATGATATCCGAAAGTTATTCGCTCAAAATACTAATGCAAGCGTCAAGTTATTTAGCAATAATAGTGATGGGGCCTGTCAAGCTTGCAAGGGACTCGGTATTCAGAAAATAGATCTTGCTTTTATGGACGACATTGAAGAGATCTGTGATGAATGCGGCGGCAGCGGGTATAAAAAGGAAGTCTTAACTCTCAAATACAAAGACAAAAATATCGTAGACCTAATGAGAATGAGCGTAAACGAAGCCATAACATTCTTTTGTGATCATAAATTTATCCACCCACTAGAGAACATTGTAAAATTAGGGATTGGATACATAAGCTTGGGACAAAGACTGAACACCTTTTCAGGAGGGGAAAGGCAACGGCTTAAGTTATCACGAGAACTCGATTCAAATAATAATATTTTTATTTTGGATGAACCAAGCACAGGATTACATCCTTTTGATACACAGAAACTTATGAACATATTAAATGCTTTGGTGACAGCTAAGAATACTATTATCGTGATAGAACATAATTTAGATATTATCGCCCAGGCAGATTGGATCATCGACATGGGACTAGGTGCAGGAAAGGATGGAGGAGAGGTCATCTATGAAGGGATTGTTGAGGATTTATTACAACACAATGTTTCTGTAACAGGCAAATATTTAAGAGAATACACAAAGCCACTGAAAAGCTGATACACAGGCATTTTCTGTTATCAACGGGAATATACCAATGTCTCGTTTACTATTACAACATGGTGCGGATATGTATGTTGAGACTTCAGACGGGACACCCATAGAACTAGCAGAAGAATGGGGGGATGAAGAAGTTCTAGCTCCCTTCATAGCCAAAAACTAATTTGTCAGATAACCAGTCTTCCTTTGGGAAGACTGGATTCGTATTATACAAACTTTAACTTCATTACTTTTACTAACCTCATGGTAGTAATTTTAGCATTAACTATGTCTTTTTCTGGTAAAGAAGATATCAGGAATATTCACTCACATCGAACTCTTAAGAAAATCCCCTTCCGTATATAGTTCAACCTCACTATTCTGAAGGAAGGCAGAATTGTATAATTCCATGTAGTATTGAATATCCTCATAGAAAATGGACTCAGTATATTCAGCTGCTTCTTGTATCAGTTTCTTTCTAGCATCAATCTCAAGTGTTCTGAACATCCTCTTCTGATACAGAAATATTATGTTTAAGAATATAACTATCATAGGTAGATACTTGATGATTCTCATGGGTTTTATAGGTGATTTTGGTAAATGTATCATCGTCATAACCCTTATGAACAAATACAATACTCCTTCGGTACAGAACACCCCGTTTTCTTGAAAAATCCTTATTTGTATTTGATCTGTTTCATCAGATAAGGTGTATCTACAGAATACTCACACTCGCCAGTAACGATAACTTTTTGTCCTAAAGGTAAAATTCTCTTTTCTTCAAAGGCCTTATTATAATCAGGGATTCTTGTTGCCCAATTAACTTTTAGGATTTTATAGGAGTAATCATCCTTAAATCTCTTATCGATGATGACAATATCTGAAGTATTCAAAAACTCACTACCTATAGGAGATGCGATATTGGGGGCAGAAAACAAATACATAAAATCTATGGCAACACCAATTTGATAATCCTTATCAAAGACAGCAGATGATATTAAGCTATCATAAAAGCCCCCCCTTTTTATCCAAAGTAGAAGAATATCTAACAGGTACAACGACAAGATCAGACCCTAATCGATATGGTTCCGGATCACCAGCGATAATCACTTTATCTCCCAAGTTTAAGACTTCATTTTTACTTCATAGATTTATGTAATAAAGACATCAAGATCCAGACTCATAGTATATTTCAATACTATCCTCCCTTCAACAGGGAGGACAGATACTTAATGAGAATAAAATCCCTACATTTTCTTCTTCATGGAGATTGTAAAATCCTCATCCCCCAAGTGAATAACATCGGACACATCCCATACCAAATCCTCGGAAGCTTCCCCTAAGGCATTGTCATATAGTTTTTGTTTCTCTGAATCCTTTAGGGAGCCTTCTAGCTTAAGATAGATTCGGTCATCTAAATTATAACCTGCATCTTTACGCATGTTCTGAATGGCCCTATTAAGATCATTGAGGATCCCTTCCCGAATAAGTTCTTCTGTTAGTTCAAAATCAAAAGCCAAAACAATACCATCCTCACTTAGGACATTGAGATCGTCTTTACCTTCATAACCAATCTGGATCTGATCAGGACTTAGGTCCCAGGTTTTATCTTCCGAATAAACAGTGACATGATCTTTATCAATCTTCACATTACCAGCTTTGGCATTCTTGATGATAAATTGCACCTCCGATCCATAGAGAGGACCTAAAAGCTTAGGATTTGGAATGGCTTTGATTCGAGCCAATTCTTGGTAATCTTCTAAAAGACTAATGTGTTTCACATTGAGTTCTTCTTTTAATAATTCAAAATCTAATGAATCCCTTCCATACTGATCAGGAAGACAGAGCTTTAACTCAGCCAGAGGCTGTCGTACCTTCATTTTTTGCTGTTGTCTCAGGGATAAGCCTAACTTTGTAACCTTCTGCATTAACTGGTAGCGCTCTAACAAACCTTCCTTATCCTCAAAGCTGAACTCGGGCCAATCACTTAAGTGAACAGATTTATCATTGGTAAGGTCCTTATATAATTTCTCTGCAAGGAAAGGCATAGCAGGGGCTAAAAGCTTTAAGAGCTGTACAATACAATAATACAGGACCTGATAGGCATTTTCTTTTTCATGGGACATTCCTGACTCCCAGAAAAGTTCCCGGCTACGTCGTATGTACCAATTACTCAAGTTCTCAATGAAGCTAATAGAAGGAGCTAAAACCTCATTCATCTTATAGGCTTCATAAGCGTCGGTGGTGTCCTTAATAGTCTTGGATAAGAGAGCTATAATCCACTTATCAAGATTTCGTTCACTCTCGGGAGTCCAATCTAATGTGGCTTCAAAGCCATCCAAATTAGCATAGGTGGTAAAGAAGCTCACCACATTCAACAGGGGGATTATAATTTCCTTAACCTGATCACGAACCTCTCCGTCGACGAACTTAAGATCACCCAATACGGAAGCCGCAGAATTAATCAGATAAAGCCTAAGAGCATCCGCTCCATATTGATCCAGTAACTGAATAGGGTCTGTGTAATTCTTCTTTGATTTGGAAAACTTCTGTCCATCAGAAGCCAATAAAGTTCCATGAACCAAACAATTCTTAAAAGCAGGACGACCTAAGATGCCGACAGCTAACACATGAAGGTAATAAAACCATCCCCGGATCTGTCCCGGGTATTCCACAATAAAATCAGCAGGAAAATGATTCTCAAACCACTGTTTATTCTCAAAAGGATAATGACATTGGCCAAAGGGCATAGCTCCTGACTCAAACCAACCATCGAGAACCTCAGGTGTTCTTTTCATGGGTTTACCACATTCACAGGTGATTTCCAGTTCATCAATGAACTCAATATGCAGATCATCAATGTGCTGGCCTGATCGTTCTTCCAATTCAGCCACAGAGGAAGGAATCCATTTATGCTGACACTGAGAATCTTCACAGATCCAAACAGGAATAGGAGTTCCCCAATAGCGGTTCCTGGATAAGTTCCAATCCCGTGCCCCTTCTAACCACTTACCAAAACGGCCTTCTTTGATCGTCTCAGGTATCCAGTTGATTTTCTTATTCTCTTCCATAAGCTGAGGTTTGATCTTTTCAATGTTGTAATACCAAGCATCCATGGCTCGATAGATCAAAGGAGTTCGGCATCGCCAGCAATGAGGATAATTATGCTCAACAGTAGCCTGTTTAAAAATCTTCCCCTCTTCTTTGAGTTTACGAATAACCTTGGGATTAGCGTCATGAACATTTTCACCTATAAAATCCACTACTGTAGAATCATAAGTACCATTGGCCAATACGGGGTTCTTGATCTCAATGTCATAATTACGGCTTACCCAATAATCTTCTTCTCCATAAGCAGGTGCTGTGTGAACAATCCCTACCCCATCTTCTGTACTAACATGATCCCCCAGGATGATCTGGAAAGCATTCTTTGCCTCAGCAAAATAAGGGAATAAGGGTTCATACTTCTTCCCTTCCATATCCCTTCCTGAAAAACTACTAATGATATGAGAATCTTCAGGGAAGTCCTTAGGATTATAAAGACTCTTAGCCAAGATATATTGGGCCTCAGCTGTATCGAGGAGAACATATTCAATATCAGGACCTACGGCCAAGGCTAAGTTAGCAGGAAGAGTCCAAGGGGTTGTGGTCCACGCCAGATAGTAGGTTGGTTTATTAGAATTCGTACCCCAGGAATCTAAGGATTTAAACTTCACAATAACAGTGGGATCCTGTCTGGGTCTGGTAGAATCCGATTCCCGTGTATCTGAGATGGAGAGGGAGGTCTCACAATGATAACAATAGGGGGTAACTCTGTAGTCTTTGTAGATTAATCCTTTTTTATAACTTTCTGCAAAAACCCAGATCACACTCTCCATGTAGTTCTTATCAAGGGTTCTATAGGGATGGTCATAATCTACCCATCGACCAATGCGATCAATGTACTCTTCCCAAGCATCGTTGTAACCACTAACAAGAGCCCGGCAACTATCATTGAATTGTTTAATTCCAATGGTTTGGGTGATATCCCTTTTATCACTTATGTTTAGTTGCTTTTCAACAGCATTCTCGATAGGTAAACCATGACAATCCCAACCCCATACTCTGGGAACAGACTTGCCCCTCATGGTCCAGAAACGGGCAATGGCATCCTTAAGGATGGAAACAAATACCGTACCATAATGGGGAGACCCTGTAGGAAAAGGAGGGCCATCATAGAAGACATGTTCATCCTTATGTTTATCGACTGATTCCTCAAAGATTTTGTCTTCCTTCCAAAAAGTCAGAACTTCTTGTTCCATGGAAGGTAAGTTCATTTTTACATTCGTTTCTTTATACATGTCATACCTCATTCCTTTTGTTTGGATAAAAAAAAGCCCGCCGAATGGGCGGGCTTGTTGATTTCCGTTGACCTATTGCTAAACAATAGGATGTACCCGCCACGGATTGAGTGGAATAATAATGCTAATTATAATGTTTCCGTGTGCGGTTATATTCATCTGTCTAATATCGATGAATTATTGGATTGTGTCAAGTTTTTGCTATTGTCCATATTCCGTCAATATCAGATCGACAAACTCTTGGTGTACCGAAGGGGTGAAGCAGCATTAAGTCCCTTCTCATACAAAGATCAACCTAATAGGAACAGGATCTCATACTATGGCTGATATACCTATAAAGGGGATTCTGTTTACCTTAAATACAATAAATATTTAGGAGTAAAAGAATGAAAGGTATACTATCGATATATCTGGCCCTAGTCCTTTTTAGCTGCGCTACAACAACCAATCAACCAGAATCAGAAATAGATAATTTGATCAGTGAGACAGTTGCT from Spirochaeta cellobiosiphila DSM 17781 harbors:
- the ileS gene encoding isoleucine--tRNA ligase; this translates as MYKETNVKMNLPSMEQEVLTFWKEDKIFEESVDKHKDEHVFYDGPPFPTGSPHYGTVFVSILKDAIARFWTMRGKSVPRVWGWDCHGLPIENAVEKQLNISDKRDITQTIGIKQFNDSCRALVSGYNDAWEEYIDRIGRWVDYDHPYRTLDKNYMESVIWVFAESYKKGLIYKDYRVTPYCYHCETSLSISDTRESDSTRPRQDPTVIVKFKSLDSWGTNSNKPTYYLAWTTTPWTLPANLALAVGPDIEYVLLDTAEAQYILAKSLYNPKDFPEDSHIISSFSGRDMEGKKYEPLFPYFAEAKNAFQIILGDHVSTEDGVGIVHTAPAYGEEDYWVSRNYDIEIKNPVLANGTYDSTVVDFIGENVHDANPKVIRKLKEEGKIFKQATVEHNYPHCWRCRTPLIYRAMDAWYYNIEKIKPQLMEENKKINWIPETIKEGRFGKWLEGARDWNLSRNRYWGTPIPVWICEDSQCQHKWIPSSVAELEERSGQHIDDLHIEFIDELEITCECGKPMKRTPEVLDGWFESGAMPFGQCHYPFENKQWFENHFPADFIVEYPGQIRGWFYYLHVLAVGILGRPAFKNCLVHGTLLASDGQKFSKSKKNYTDPIQLLDQYGADALRLYLINSAASVLGDLKFVDGEVRDQVKEIIIPLLNVVSFFTTYANLDGFEATLDWTPESERNLDKWIIALLSKTIKDTTDAYEAYKMNEVLAPSISFIENLSNWYIRRSRELFWESGMSHEKENAYQVLYYCIVQLLKLLAPAMPFLAEKLYKDLTNDKSVHLSDWPEFSFEDKEGLLERYQLMQKVTKLGLSLRQQQKMKVRQPLAELKLCLPDQYGRDSLDFELLKEELNVKHISLLEDYQELARIKAIPNPKLLGPLYGSEVQFIIKNAKAGNVKIDKDHVTVYSEDKTWDLSPDQIQIGYEGKDDLNVLSEDGIVLAFDFELTEELIREGILNDLNRAIQNMRKDAGYNLDDRIYLKLEGSLKDSEKQKLYDNALGEASEDLVWDVSDVIHLGDEDFTISMKKKM
- a CDS encoding S41 family peptidase, producing the protein MKRIHTLLCLLLLLSYSIFAEDQNLEEESAKGNDAEISEALLAFEELKNIIQDNYAGYTEKVDQQKKQFALLNQSIHQSITQGKSQDYPLEYDRWLSFFEDPHLILMKEGKPLFVKKDYSHYVHHEMGVIILNPTTAIISIPSFEMQYETDINNMLQDQYSKLIDIENLIIDIRGNGGGSFFSMFPLLDLIGAPEYESSWKVWASRDNLRLYKSALNHYEDTESREYILISSIVSKMENNRNQFVSYTYPKINKEPQLTHIKKIYILADRYVASTAEEFILGAKHNPKVILVGEKTEGALDYGDAIPYQLQSEGLMILVPTQKRIWKNHPPIDNRGIEPDFKINPETENIYEQILEY
- a CDS encoding ATP-binding cassette domain-containing protein, with protein sequence MKKIKISGARQNNLKNLSLELPKNKITVFTGVSGSGKSSLVFETIGAEALRQINETQNSFVRNRMQHLGIADVEKIENLNVPVIINQKRLGGNARSTVGTVTDIFTQLRLLFSRMGEPFVGYSNVFSFNNPQGMCPKCQGLGIIQTIDINKLFDKNRSLNEGAIDFPTFQPKGWRWTRYVDSGYFDNNKKLKDYTPEEWDLLLYASEHKPIQPNAKWHKTALYEGVIPRIERTFLNKESKEFDQKKQAIQKIVRTETCPDCKGLRLNNRILSCKIEGRNIGDCSQMSIHELLAFIQKIENTAYSSILQELIKKLNNMISIGLGYLTISRLTNTLSGGESQRIKMVKHLGNSLVDVLYIFDEPSIGLHPKDIDNLVSIITQLCNKGNTILIVDHDPDIIKMADHIVDLGPLGGKKGGQIIYEGNFTQLKDSKGKTGQYFLQEKTYNRNPKRGIDFLEIKNSHLYNLKNITVKIPKQVLTVVTGVAGSGKSSLITRELPRFYPDVTIIDQSLFAASPRSNLLTYLNIFDDIRKLFAQNTNASVKLFSNNSDGACQACKGLGIQKIDLAFMDDIEEICDECGGSGYKKEVLTLKYKDKNIVDLMRMSVNEAITFFCDHKFIHPLENIVKLGIGYISLGQRLNTFSGGERQRLKLSRELDSNNNIFILDEPSTGLHPFDTQKLMNILNALVTAKNTIIVIEHNLDIIAQADWIIDMGLGAGKDGGEVIYEGIVEDLLQHNVSVTGKYLREYTKPLKS